One stretch of Eupeodes corollae chromosome 2, idEupCoro1.1, whole genome shotgun sequence DNA includes these proteins:
- the LOC129948038 gene encoding TNF receptor-associated factor 6 encodes MSSSPPPSEKKHSPLSKSTSNERTTSTSLSSTLIDDPASQVDARYECPICIHWLNEPVLTTCGHRFCKSCIHSWLQNENQCCPLDNKHLSTEHDVFPDNFTRREIDQIKWKCPNSPLGCEWISSPLEVDKHLLECSYQLPSPVEKRCPFISVNCQFLASDDGIDVSEHIRRDMEHHMNLLLEAMQKHSLAQWNPPQKTFNNGHLASALPPPPAQYANEADENLITAMYQRIVVLEQRCREQDVKIENLTKQVVAREKCDNSVDPRHSNGVIVWQISNFTSLVEQMQANPNMRFYSGECFTSPHGYKFCARINAHRREHLSLHVHLMHSENDYHLDWPFNGRLKFCMVHPKNQKESQHDTIMSKSDFLAFHQPKERISPRGFGFLEYAHITEIFRKGFIENDRLVIKIQINIV; translated from the coding sequence ATGTCTTCATCACCACCTCCATCTGAAAAAAAGCACTCTCCGCTATCGAAAAGCACTTCCAATGAACGAACTACATCTACATCGCTTTCTTCTACCCTAATCGATGATCCAGCCTCGCAAGTAGACGCTCGTTATGAATGTCCAATTTGTATTCACTGGCTCAATGAACCGGTCCTAACAACGTGTGGCCACAGATTCTGCAAATCCTGCATCCACTCGTGGCTACAAAACGAAAACCAATGCTGTCCCCTTGATAATAAACACCTATCCACTGAGCATGATGTTTTCCCAGACAACTTTACCCGCCGAGAGATCGATCAGATTAAATGGAAATGTCCGAATAGTCCTCTCGGTTGTGAGTGGATTTCTTCACCTCTTGAAGTGGACAAACATCTGCTTGAGTGCTCCTATCAGCTGCCCTCGCCGGTCGAAAAGAGATGTCCCTTCATTTCTGtcaattgtcaatttcttgCTTCCGATGATGGAATCGATGTGTCGGAGCATATTCGCCGAGACATGGAACATCATATGAATCTTCTTCTGGAAGCAATGCAAAAGCATTCCCTGGCCCAGTGGAATCCACCgcaaaaaactttcaacaatgGACACTTGGCCTCTGCCTTGCCACCGCCGCCAGCACAGTACGCAAACGAAGCCGATGAAAACCTCATCACTGCTATGTACCAGAGGATTGTGGTTCTAGAACAACGATGCCGTGAGCAGGACGTTAAGATTGAAAATCTCACCAAGCAAGTAGTGGCTCGAGAAAAATGCGACAACTCTGTCGATCCACGACACAGCAACGGAGTTATTGTCTGGCAAATCTCTAACTTCACTTCCCTGGTGGAACAAATGCAAGCGAATCCAAACATGCGATTCTATAGCGGCGAATGCTTCACATCGCCACACGGCTACAAATTCTGTGCTCGCATAAATGCCCACCGCAGGGAACATCTCAGCTTGCACGTCCATCTAATGCATTCCGAGAATGATTATCATCTTGATTGGCCATTTAATGGACGTCTTAAATTCTGCATGGTCCATCCGAAGAACCAAAAAGAGTCGCAACACGACACGATTATGTCGAAGTCCGACTTCCTGGCATTCCATCAGCCAAAGGAGCGTATCAGCCCTCGGGGCTTTGGATTTCTGGAGTACGCTCATATCACAGAAATATTCCGCAAGGGATTCATTGAAAATGATAGACTGGTCATtaagatacaaataaatattgtttaa